A region of the Allorhizobium pseudoryzae genome:
CCGCGAACAGAGGCAGGGCGCCGCATATGGGTGCTGGTAGCCGCAGGCGGTCGCCAGGTAGTGGTTCCATCCGTCGGACCAGCGTGTTCGCATGCCGATGCCATCGGCCCGGTTGAACGATGCCGTGGCCATGCGCGGGTCGATCATCGGCGACAGCAGAACCTGGCCGGCCAACTCGTCTCGCAGGGCATCCCGTGCCTTCAGCGCCAGGCTCGCCGCCAGGTTTCCGCCGGCCTCGTCACCGGCCAGCAGCAGCGGCGAACGCGCGGCCGCAAACCTGTTGCGTTTGGCGACCAGATATTTCAACGCACCGAAGCCGCATTCCAGCGTCCGCGGAAAGATGTTGCCCGAGGGTCCGCTGTAATCGGCCTCGACCACAAACGCCCCGGCGTCGGACAGGGCCAGGGCCGCGGACGAGTCTTCCTCCGATCGATCCGCTGCGGCAAAGGCATGTCCTCTGAAATAGAGGACAAGCGGCTGCTTGCGCGTCTCAGCCTTCCCCTCATAGACCCGGAAGGGGAGCGGGAAACTCCTCTCGTGATCTT
Encoded here:
- a CDS encoding alpha/beta hydrolase fold domain-containing protein; amino-acid sequence: MARQWQFPEDHERSFPLPFRVYEGKAETRKQPLVLYFRGHAFAAADRSEEDSSAALALSDAGAFVVEADYSGPSGNIFPRTLECGFGALKYLVAKRNRFAAARSPLLLAGDEAGGNLAASLALKARDALRDELAGQVLLSPMIDPRMATASFNRADGIGMRTRWSDGWNHYLATACGYQHPYAAPCLCSRLTGVAPALIVTSDDDPLRDETLDYAARLAAAEVPVTTRILPESCGWTGIYSGRDGTWRAEVSVEFSRFLKELPT